From one Anopheles bellator chromosome 1, idAnoBellAS_SP24_06.2, whole genome shotgun sequence genomic stretch:
- the LOC131206049 gene encoding protein brown, with protein sequence MSSKASDLGSGVLLEWKNLTVSVRSSEKRYYGRPGHQQRKEIAILKNASGAVRSDNLVAIMGPSGAGKTTLLAAISMRIGGPTTVHGKVLINGLYVTRTQMKQLTGFVPQYDIALRSLTVGEHLSFVSKLKNVGYAAVLRIVNELGLQGCWNTRIQCLSGGERKKVNLAGELLTEPDILFCDEPTTGLDSFSATAVIGTLHSLCTGGGRRAVVCTIHDPQSQVFQYFSDVVLMEETGTILYQGRTADMRTFFSSIGQSIPDNGNPADLYFQLVSPGRIVPARPTDAEDAIRRQEIIRKAHRENVARKCLMTRYHQAKLIQRLTNDRHRICWARQLPLLLHRTALHGLRNVWEYLTVTGIFMFTSVVIAALYFEVRPISQTAIQDIRGALFLMISELVFTISYSVFYTFPSEIPLLRREVGEKTYNLSAYYVHKVLFSVPRAFFETFLFVGVICAFVGFTTNFGTYCYMATVSGAASVLAMAYGYLLSCTTGSMSMAIEASNIIFLAFMLLGGLYLNLRAFPLLKYLSFFFFASEGVSVYYWLSVDAIPCVAVRPNGTTGTVPAGACLSTGIAVLEDAGYATSYDALRLNYAILATEILVVHLASYTLLRNIIRKAGFY encoded by the exons ATGAGCTCAAAAGCCAGCGATCTCGGAAGCGGAGTGCTGCTGGAGTGGAAAAACCTGACCGTCAGTGTGCGATCGAGCGAGAAGCGCTACTACGGAAGGcctggccaccagcagcggaaGGAAATTGCAATTCTCAAAAATG CCAGCGGTGCCGTGCGGTCCGACAATCTGGTGGCCATTATGGGGCCAAG TGGAGCCGGCAAGACCACGCTACTGGCGGCCATTTCGATGCGCATCGGTGGCCCGACGACGGTACACGGCAAGGTGCTCATCAACGGGCTGTACGTGACGCGGACGCAAATGAAACAGCTGACCGGGTTCGTGCCACAGTACGACATCGCCCTCCGGTCGCTGACCGTCGGCGAGCATCTCAGTTTTGTG TCGAAGCTGAAGAACGTTGGCTACGCGGCGGTACTGCGCATCGTCAACGAGCTCGGTCTGCAGGGTTGCTGGAACACCCGGATACAGTGTCTGTCCGGTGGCGAACGGAAGAAGGTGAACCTGGCCGGCGAGCTACTCACCGAGCCGGACATTCTGTTCTGCGACGAACCCACGACCGGTCTGGATAGCTTCAGTGCGACTGCCGTCATCGGGACACTACACAGCCTGtgcactggcggtggccggcgggcCGTGGTCTGCACCATCCACGATCCGCAGTCTCAGGTGTTTCAGTACTTTAGCGATGTGGTGCTGATGGAAGAAACCGGCACCATCCTGTATCAGGGCCGGACGGCCGACATGAGGACGTTCTTCAGCTC CATCGGACAGAGCATCCCGGACAATGGCAACCCGGCCGATCTGTACTTCCAACTGGTGAGTCCCGGGCGGATAGTTCCGGCTCGACCCACCGACGCCGAGGATGCGATCCGACGGCAAGAAATCATCCGGAAGGCGCACCGTGAAAATGTGGCCCGCAAGTGCCTGATGACACGCTACCACCAGGCAAAGCTTATACAGAGGCTCACGAACGACCGGCATCGGATTTGCTGGGCCCGTCAGCTCCCCCTGCTGCTCCACCGCACAGCTCTCCACGGGCTACGGAACGTGTGGGAATATCTGACCGTCACGGGCATCTTTATG TTTACCAGCGTCGTGATAGCGGCCCTGTACTTCGAGGTGCGCCCCATCAGCCAGACCGCTATCCAGGACATCCGAGGGGCCCTCTTCCTGATGATCAGTGAGCTGGTGTTCACGATCAGTTATTCTGTGTTCTACACGTTCCCATCGGAGATTCCGTTGCTGCGGCGGGAAGTTGGCGAGAAAACCTACAACCTGTCGGCGTACTACGTCCACAAAGTGCTGTTCAGCGTGCCGAGGGCTTTCTTCGAGACGTTTCTCTTCGTCGGCGTGATCTGTGCGTTCGTCGGGTTCACCACCAACTTCGGCACGTACTGCTACATGGCGACGGTGTCCGGTGCCGCCAGTGTCCTGGCCATGGCTTACG GCTATCTCTTGTCCTGCACTACCGGCTCGATGAGCATGGCGATCGAGGCGAGCAACATCATCTTTCTGGCGTTCATGCTACTCGGTGGCCTGTACCTGAATCTGCGCGCATTCCCGCTCCTGAAGTACCtgtcgttcttcttcttcgccagcgAGGGTGTCTCGGTGTACTACTGGCTCTCGGTGGACGCCATTCCGTGCGTTGCGGTACGACCCAACGGCACCACTGGCACAGTCCCGGCCGGGGCTTGCCTGTCGACCGGGATCGCCGTACTCGAGGATGCCGGGTACGCCACGTCGTACGATGCGCTCCGCCTAAACTATgccattttggccaccgaaataCTCGTAGTGCATCTCGCGTCATACACGTTGCTAAGAAACATCATTCGCAAAGCGGGATTCTACTGA